The Pochonia chlamydosporia 170 chromosome 1, whole genome shotgun sequence genome window below encodes:
- a CDS encoding fungal Zn binuclear cluster domain-containing protein (similar to Metarhizium acridum CQMa 102 XP_007812094.1) produces the protein MPKSGQPERKPGRGPVKLACLSCRVSRIRCDGDQPCHGCRIRSRDCSYTPSRRGGSRKKRNLPTKPTTNEQPDLAFPSPPLSEIDHLTSPGAGLRLLSFDEIQLPTDAASLATSDSGARDIPQQTVRVYDSEQSILNAYYIYIHQYFPILPPPVQPITPDNPIRSTSLEGCFPLTLTSPLALAMSAMLALIPFADQEPLDVSSEEPLRRAVAHKLAQLALEGVESDSELLDCTPGGHPSPVPFKGQPIPRFPLHHTTPVMLEGLLALLLLSNYEHTQRGNMLKMTTRASQALIMAKNMGLHRLTEYDDEFAEAKRRAWWMSYFRAQLCSVVRQSASVTMEDDSHYTTPYPAIDGDPEVWPLFIESLRVSFGTVRIAAIKVPPSTKTNSELLRSKSEQIAAIDARAVQLIERAKSGLRSKPSPTNGERPTEQLVAKTMRSIAAIRSSSARIRLHRYHAFSDIPLFSMNHCDLSSPDFVPNTDDLIPRTNPLESSPFTFDEAAEVCVESALEVSRQLKKLPYPDKAFTTVPARMTPTILCCAMHASYVMMMQFYRLYLKHQQEAGSVITTSFERRVDELRHALQDVISTLDGFANVLEAIRGMKVDVEAVFTVAFSDMMT, from the exons ATGCCAAAATCCGGACAGCCGGAGCGGAAGCCTGGCCGCGGACCTGTCAAGCTAGCGTGCCTGTCTTG TCGTGTGTCGAGAATTCGCTGCGATGGCGACCAACCGTGCCACGGA TGCCGAATACGAAGCCGGGATTGTTCATACACGCCTAGTCGGCGCGGAGGGTCACGGAAGAAGAGAAACCTGCCGACAAAACCAACCACTAATGAACAGCCTGATCTTG CGTTTCCTTCTCCTCCCCTGAGCGAGATTGATCATCTTACCTCGCCTGGCGCCGGACTGAGACTCCTCTCCTTTGATGAGATACAGTTGCCGACTGATGCGGCTAGTCTTGCAACGAGCGACTCTGGAGCTAGGGATATCCCACAGCAGACTGTGCGCGTATATGACAGTGAGCAGTCAAT ATTGAACGCCTATTACATCTACATCCATCAGTATTTCCCAATATTGCCACCGCCTGTTCAGCCTATAACTCCTGACAACCCGATACGGAGCACAAGCCTCGAAGGATGCTTCCCACTAACCCTCACTTCGCCATTGGCGCTGGCCATGTCTGCGATGCTGGCTCTCATTCCCTTTGCGGACCAGGAGCCACTGGACGTGTCATCCGAAGAGCCTCTTAGAAGGGCGGTAGCCCACAAGTTGGCTCAGTTGGCGCTGGAAGGCGTTGAATCTGACTCGGAGCTCCTTGATTGCACTCCAGGTGGTCACCCGAGCCCAGTTCCTTTCAAGGGGCAACCCATTCCTCGTTTCCCCTTACATCATACAACCCCGGTCATGCTTGAAGGACTACTGGCGCTGTTGCTTTTGAGCAATTACGAACATACTCAAAGAGGAAACATGCTCAAAATGACAACAAGAGCTAGTCAAGCGTTAATCATGGCCAAAAATATGGGTCTCCACCGTCTGACGGAgtatgatgatgagtttgccGAAGCCAAAAGGAGAGCATGGTGGATGAGT TACTTTCGCGCTCAATTGTGCTCAGTCGTTCGACAAAGC GCATCCGTCACCATGGAAGATGACAGCCACTACACCACTCCATACCCTGCGATAGACGGAGACCCCGAG GTTTGGCCACTGTTTATCGAGTCCCTTCGTGTGTCTTTTGGGACGGTTCGCATCGCAGCGATCAAAGTCCCGCCTTCCACAAAGACCAATTCGGAGCTGTTACGTTCTAAATCCGAGCAAATCGCGGCAATAGACGCTCGAGCTGTACAACTGATTGAACGTGCTAAAAGCGGCCTGAGATCCAAACCATCCCCCACCAACGGGGAGCGACCGACCGAGCAACTTGTAGCTAAAACTATGCGCAGTATTGCGGCTATACGCAGTTCTAG TGCCAGGATTCGGCTTCATAGGTATCACGCATTCTCGGATATCCCTTTGTTCAGCATGAATCACTGTGATTTGAGCTCTCCGGACTTTGTCCCTAATACGGACGATCTTATTCCGCGAACCAACCCGCTTGAGTCATCGCCTTTTACATTCGATGAGGCCGCTGAGGTATGCGTGGAATCAGCGCTGGAAGTGTCTCGGCAACTGAAGAAACTGCCGTACCCCGACAAGGCATTCACTACGGTCCCCGCTCGAATGACTCCAACTATTTTATGCTGTGCAATGCATGCCAGCTATGTCATGATGATGCAGTTCTATCGACTGTATCTGAAGCACCAGCAAGAGGCTGGCAGTGTCATAACGACAAGCTTTGAGCGTCGCGTGGATGAACTTCGCCATGCCCTGCAAGACGTTATCTCAACATTGGATGGCTTTGCAAATGTTCTCGAAGCTATTCGGGGAATGAAGG TTGATGTCGAAGCCGTTTTCACTGTTGCATTCTCCGATATGATGACTTGA
- a CDS encoding plasma membrane ammonium transporter (Ato3) (similar to Cordyceps militaris CM01 XP_006674139.1), which translates to MSDEERKVQSSQHSQDLEHMEALNKFRSAASVAMTPELFEKLYLSPQNKIHGDLRKTFANPTPIPIAGFLLCLTPLSMDLMGWRGAGGNGAASIAVYFFQGGILMTIGGILEWILGNTFPAVVFSVFGTFWLAYGGLLNPSFAAFSSYAPPDAKSAAEGLQTTGFNASIAYWFLFMGVICFVFLICSLRTNIVFFTIFLSLVIAFGLLTGAFLLNADDISGNTSKAHKLIVGAGACTFITSMSGWYIFLALLLASVDFPIQIPVGDLSTVIKGKSEKL; encoded by the exons ATGTCTGACGAGGAACGAAAAGTCCAGAGTAGCCAACATAGCCAAGATCTCGAGCACATGGAGGCTCTGAACAAGTTCCGGTCTGCGGCTAGCGTAGCCATGACACCAGAACTGTTCGAGAAGCTTTACCTCTCACCTCAGAACAAGATCCATGGCGATTTGCGAAAGACCTTCGCTAATCCGACGCCAAT CCCAATCGCAGGCTTTCTTCTATGTTTGACACCTCTCTCGATGGACCTGATGGGTTGGCGTGGAGCTGGTGGTAATGGTGCCGCAAGCAT TGCCGTATACTTTTTCCAAGGAGGTATCCTCATGACCATCGGTGGCATCCTTGAATGGATTCTCGGGAACACGTTCCCAGCAGTCGTCTTTTCTGTTTTCGGCACATTTTGGCTCGCATACGGTGGTCTTTTAAATCCGTCTTTTGCCGCATTCTCTTCATATGCtccaccagacgccaagTCGGCCGCAGAAGGGTTGCAAACCACAGGATTCAACGCCAGTATCGCCTACTGGTTCCTCTTCATGGGTGTAATCTGCTTTGTGTTCCTTATTTGCTCTCTCCGGACCAACATTGTCTTCTTCACTATATTTTTGTCCTTGGTCATCGCTTTCGGTCTCCTAACTGGTGCTTTTCTCCTCAATGCCGATGACATAAGTGGTAACACAAGCAAAGCTCACAAACTCATTGTG GGTGCCGGTGCATGCACATTTATTACTTCCATGTCGGGGTGGTACattttcttggctcttttgcTTGCGTCAGTCGACTTTCCCATTCAGATCCCGGTCGGTGATTTAAGTACAGTCATAAAGGGAAAGTCTGAAAAGTTGTGA
- a CDS encoding fungal transcriptional regulatory protein (similar to Cordyceps militaris CM01 XP_006666901.1): MPSDTISETSPDSGTHKESSKDAVFVCNRSGCGRTYGKREHLQRHERSHARDFKYECPICKKRFVRRDVMTRHHALHENRPRKPRKVACVSCVSLKTRCDREQGTSCSRCRASGRECVLRSDETAQNQDSQTPNLEGHASLGSVSEASPSISLTQTVDGSVRQPPAAIPSLVDLAPITFDSLCGLAADPSESLFGWDIGDIESDNVDFLNMSPLNWFRSANDAPSNLTEPLSASDSVDLPSESRLIRDAQPPDTPWPHVYRPNEIDSQLSLPPVVQHMTTIFQDTSLECVNESTRQAMITLVNTTNNHNWPVVDVSLLPSTRTLSLCINLYFRHFHDTLPILRRSNMQIADTPPILLLAMAAIGAMYSRDKYGGLAIALNELARRVIVYTRENDQRAMFDTSFTQASLLQSMFGLFCGSRMLYQHAEISRGSLVTAARRMHLLRPSLSFAKELQRREDGVSEQELQKAQADDEERRNLGWGIYLYDMQISALLGVAPLLSVGEINVPLPVDDEERKAQRVSSDWPSAQDEPNFRTVLESLLSSGKLPQPLSSFGLSIVAHTLYRLCTDAAAFDSVLLSPRPSHDNPYRLAFPSTFKYNPQQLLDKLSASCHSLPNKPNALILSVTALSHLGHIQFTWPNFLQNIKVAAGKSGTDESKADAREWIQARIEEEPVITRSILVQAGQLSTLLSRYIFDSPAETILTFDVALTFWAITKLSSIVTESNGGGRRATITWSDSSATSDWIQQGGDVSFQALGSLSDLTSSRVLSIFIERLESMSWGIAQRFKHVLLSLQREE; the protein is encoded by the exons ATGCCATCCGATACCATTTCGGAGACCTCACCGGATAGTGGGACTCACAAGGAGTCAAGTAAGGATGCTGTGTTTGTGTGCAACCGGTCAGGCTGCGGTCGCACGTATGGAAAGCGGGAGCATCTACAGCGTCACGAGCGAAGCC ATGCGCGCGACTTCAAATATGAGTGCCCTATTTGCAAGAAGCGGTTCGTTCGAAG GGATGTGAtgaccagacaccatgcCCTTCACGAAAATCGACCCAGAAAGCCGCGTAAAGTGGCCTG TGTTTCGTGCGTGTCCCTCAAAACCCGTTGCGACAGGGAGCAGGGAACCAGCTGTAGTCGTTGCCGTGCATCTGGACGAGAATGTGTATTACGGAGCGACGAGACTGCTCAGAATCAGGATAGTCAAACGCCTAATCTGGAAGGTCATGCCAGCTTGGGTAGTGTCAGCGAGGCGTCTCCGTCAATAAGCCTGACGCAGACCGTGGACGGCAGTGTTCGTCAGCCACCGGCAGCGATCCCATCCTTAG TTGATCTCGCCCCGATAACATTTGATTCACTGTGTGGGCTTGCAGCAGATCCTTCTGAAAGCCTCTTCGGATGGGATATTGGAGACATCGAATCGGACAACGTTGATTTTCTCAACATGTCTCCCCTAAACTGGTTTCGCTCTGCCAATGACGCGCCATCAAATTTGACCGAACCGCTGTCGGCATCCGACTCTGTTGATCTCCCGTCTGAATCAAGGCTCATTCGTGATGCGCAGCCGCCAGATACGCCATGG CCTCATGTCTATCGTCCGAACGAAATCGACAGCCAACTCAGCCTCCCTCCTGTTGTTCAACACATGACAACCATCTTTCAAGATACTAGCCTCGAGTGTGTTAACGAGTCAACTCGTCAGGCAATGATAACACTAGtgaacaccaccaacaaccacaactGGCCTGTGGTGGATGTTTCGCTGTTACCATCTACCCGAACGCTGTCTCTGTGCATAAATCTCTACTTTCGCCACTTTCATGACACTCTTCCTATACTTCGACGCTCCAATATGCAGATCGCCGACACGCCGCCAATTTTGCTAttggccatggctgccattgGTGCCATGTACTCACGGGACAAGTACGGCGGTCTTGCTATTGCACTCAACGAGCTGGCACGTAGGGTGATAGTCTATACTCGCGAAAATGACCAGCGAGCCATGTTTGACACTTCATTTACGCAGGCATCTCTGTTGCAGTCAATGTTTGGCCTGTTTTGTGGATCAAGAATGTTGTATCAGCACGCCGAGATCAGCAGAGGCAGCCTGGTAACGGCTGCCAGGAGAATGCATCTGCTCCGGCCAAGCTTGTCGTTTGCCAAGGAGCTTCAAAGACGGGAAGATGGAGTTAGCGAGCAAGAGTTGCAGAAGGCGCAAGCCGATGACGAGGAACGGAGGAATCTGGGCTGGGGGATATAT CTCTACGACATGCAGATATCTGCGCTTCTAGGCGTGGCACCTCTTCTGTCGGTAGGCGAGATTAACGTTCCGTTGCcagtggatgatgaggaacGAAAGGCCCAGCGCGTATCGTCTGACTGGCCCTCCGCTCAAGACGAGCCCAATTTTCGAACGGTATTGGAATCTCTACTTTCGAGTGGAAAGCTACCACAACCGCTGAGCTCGTTTGGCTTGTCCATAGTTGCACATACCCTCTACAG ACTATGcacagatgcagcagcatttGATTCGGTATTGCTGTCGCCTAGGCCATCCCACGACAACCCCTATCGCCTGGCTTTTCCTTCGACGTTTAAATA TAACCCCCAGCAGCTTCTGGACAAACTCTCTGCATCATGCCATTCGCTGCCGAATAAACCCAACGCTCTTATACTCAGTGTAACCGCGCTTTCACACCTGGGCCATATCCAATTCACATGGCCCAACTTCCTTCAAAACATCAAGGTGGCTGCGGGGAAGTCGGGGACGGATGAGAGCAAAGCAGACGCTAGAGAATGGATACAAGCTCGGATTGAAGAGGAACCGGTTATTACGAGGTCTATACTTGTACAAGCGGGACAACTAAGCACCTTGCTATCGAGATATATCTTTGA CTCGCCAGCGGAGACGATATTAACATTTGACGTTGCTCTCACTTTTTGggccatcaccaagctctCAAGTATTGTGACTGAGTCGAATGGTGGCGGACGGCGGGCTACGATAACTT GGTCGGACAGCAGCGCTACGAGTGATTGGATACAGCAAGGGGGAGACGTGTCGTTCCAGGCCCTCGGAAGCTTGTCTGACTTGACGAGTTCGAGGGTTTTGTCTATATTTATCGAAAGGCTGGAGAGCATGTCATGGGGCATTGCGCAGCGATTTAAGCACGTATTACTGAGCCTGCAAAGGGAAGAATAG
- a CDS encoding MFS general substrate transporter (similar to Auricularia delicata TFB-10046 SS5 XP_007336359.1) has protein sequence MSKELSLHCESVSDRQRPPFVEDRALEKRILRKVDLRLIPPLFVMYILNYLDRNNIGNAKEAGMADSLHLSSSDYSLALSIFFIGYFLLEIPSNMILNRTRPSIYLPSLMIVWGCLVIAYVGINTKEHLYGLRFCLGLLEAGYFPGVLLFMSNWYKKSELARRFAVFYCASLVSGAVGGLIAGLITDTMQNRGDLPAWKWLFLIEGCLTVGFAIIAMFILPDFPATTKWLSEEEREYAIARLENDQNSTQAGNLSHLQSFLHAVRDWRTWMFVLGQSLCTCAGTITYFIPTLMAGLGYKGHEIQYMTIPIYMVALVIVLVCSFSSDLLKERPKHIMTMAGIATVALTIVAAVENNKARYAFLAIGASGVWACSTLTLSYLSNTICRPAEKRAVAIGLVNALANLSSVYGSYIWPSDSAPRYIMGFSVSISLMFGTLLTALGLMILTKKYPYEKTKDGYLGDGGPATGEAASDRV, from the exons ATGTCTAAAGAACTATCATTACATTGTGAGAGCGTGTCGGACCGTCAGCGGCCACCGTTTGTGGAGGATCGGGCCCTGGAGAAACG GATCCTTCGCAAAGTCGACCTGCGACTTATTCCACCTCTGTTTGTTATG TACATTCTCAATT ACCTTGACCGAAACAA TATTGGAAATGCCAAGGAAGCAGGCATGGCAGATTCTCTTCATTTGAGTTCATCTGACTACTCCCTTGCAttgtccatcttcttcattggATACTTTCTCCTCGAAATCCCCAGCAACATGATCTTGAATCGCACAAGACCCAGTATCTATCTTCCCAGTCTCATG ATTGTTTGGGGCTGCCTAGT GATTGCATACGTCGGCATTAATACAAAGGAGCACCTCTACGGGTTACGGTTTTGCCTTGGTCTTCTCGAGGCAGGCTACTTT CCGGGAGTGCTCTTGTTCATGAGTAATTGGTATAAGAAGAGTGAACTTGCGCGACGTTTCGCCGTCTTCTATTGTGCTTCCTTAGTATCTGGTGCTGTAGGAGGGCTCATTG CTGGTCTAATCACTGATACCATGCAAAATCGTGGGGATTTGCCCGCATGGAAGTGGCTGTTCCTAA TCGAGGGTTGCCTAACCGTCGGctttgccatcattgccat GTTTATTCTCCCCGATTTTCCTGCCACAACAAAATGGCTCTCCGAGGAAGAGCGCGAATACGCTATTGCTCGTCTCGAAAATGACCAGAATTCCACGCAGGCTGGAAATCTGAGCCACTTGCAGAGCTTCCTACACGCCGTTCGCGACTGGAG GACCTGGATGTTTGTTCTTGGACAAAGTCTTTGTACTTGTGCAGGTACCATTACATACTTTATCCCGACGCTCATGGCAGGGCTAGGATACAAAGGACATGAGATTCAATAC ATGACAATCCCCATTT ATATGGTTGCTCTTGTCATTGTCCTCGTTTGCAGCTTCTCTTCAGACTTGCTTAAGGAGCGGCCTAAGCACATAATGACCATGGCGGGTATTGCCACTGTTGCGCTCACCATCGTAGCCGCGGTCGAGAACAACAAAGCACGTTATGCTTTCTTAGCAATTG gggcgtctggtgtctgggcTTGCAGCACACTGACACTAAGTTATCTTTCCAACACGATTTGCCGACCGGCCGAGAAACGAGCCGTTGCAATTGGCCTTGTAAA CGCACTTGCCAACTTGTCGTCAGTATA TGGTTCATACATATGGCCTTCTGATTCGGCACCACGGTATATTATGGGTTTCTCTGTCAGCATTAGTCTCATGTTTGGTACTCTTCTCACTGCCTTGGGGCTTATGATTCTTACGAAGAAGTATCCGTATGAGAAGACGAAGGACGGATACCTGGGAGACGGAGGCCCTGCTACAGGTGAAGCAGCTTCGGACCGAGTATAA
- a CDS encoding alpha/beta hydrolase (similar to Cordyceps militaris CM01 XP_006674141.1) produces the protein MSPPGVLLVTMTLKPGLSSSQFHEWYNNEHGPTRLRLPQIFPNGFRYKATSDDQPSFMAVYDVTDMKHLETETYTTLRANRSSREANTISQVDVKRYFYDLLYSKESPLFTPVENLTDEEANGIVTVAVDITVTEAQGAGDQYQKWFVEEHAEMIAKVPGWLRSRLFKTSSLEDSEKVVYFCLHDYIKQNGLGGPEHKASMDTKWRTDVFDKYVASKGRQTWSLFYVFGPAPRDLASLSELPPSAAFTSADNKTTTTPGSGAVISSYIATKDSLHIPYRLEGNTSPNAPTVAFSNSLLTSLHMWDSFVAILKKHRPDLRILRYDTRGRHAIPQPPVAATLDTVTDDLKLILDHLRIPKLHALIGVSMGGATTLNFAIKYPSRLAKFIACDFNAISSPANTQAWKDRIAVARDDEGRGIKKLAVQTVERWFHPATMEKNAVAQEMTDMVADNNVEGFANSCTALWDYDMKPDMKGCNVPGLFVVGEGDAKGAVVKAMDGFKGLLGGGNAELRIVPLTGHLPMFEDADAFWDVVRDYL, from the coding sequence ATGTCTCCCCCAGGCGTCCTCCTCGTTACCATGACCCTCAAACCCGGTCTTTCATCCAGCCAATTCCACGAATGGTACAATAATGAACACGGCCCAACACGACTACGCCTTCCTCAGATATTCCCCAATGGCTTCCGTTATAAGGCTACCTCTGATGACCAACCGTCTTTCATGGCAGTCTACGACGTCACGGACATGAAGCACCTTGAAACAGAAACCTACACTACCCTCCGAGCAAATCGCTCTAGCCGCGaagccaacaccatcagCCAAGTCGATGTGAAGCGCTACTTCTACGACTTACTCTACAGCAAAGAGTCACCTCTTTTCACACCAGTTGAGAATCTCAcggatgaagaagcaaacGGTATAGTTACCGTTGCTGTGGATATTACCGTCACTGAGGCTCAAGGAGCGGGCGATCAGTATCAAAAGTGGTTTGTGGAGGAGCATGCAGAGATGATTGCCAAAGTACCAGGCTGGCTACGGTCGCGGCTGTTCAAGACTTCCAGTTTAGAAGACTCCGAAAAGGTGGTCTATTTCTGTCTGCACGACTAtatcaagcagaatggtCTTGGGGGTCCGGAGCATAAAGCGTCCATGGATACGAAGTGGCGTACAGATGTGTTCGACAAGTATGTTGCTTCAAAGGGACGACAAACATGGTCTTTGTTTTATGTATTTGGGCCAGCACCAAGGGACCTTGCTTCGTTATCGGAATTACCTCCGTCTGCGGCCTTTACCTCTGCGGACAACAAGACGACTACAACACCTGGATCCGGTGCCGTCATTTCCTCATATATCGCAACCAAAGACTCTCTCCACATTCCGTACCGCCTCGAAGGAAACACTTCGCCGAATGCTCcaaccgtcgccttctcaAACTCTCTTCTCACATCACTTCACATGTGGGATTCGTTCGTCGCCATTCTAAAGAAGCACCGCCCGGATCTCCGTATTCTCCGTTACGACACCCGCGGAAGACACGCCATTCCTCAACCACCGGTTGCTGCAACCCTTGATACCGTCACCGACGACCTGAAGCTCATCCTAGATCATTTGAGAATACCAAAACTTCACGCCCTGATCGGTGTGTCCATGGGCGGCGCAACCAccctcaactttgccatcaaatACCCCTCCCGTCTTGCCAAATTCATCGCCTGCGACTTTaacgccatctccagcccagccaatACACAGGCATGGAAAGATCGTATTGCTGTCGCACGAGACGACGAGGGACGCGGTATCAAGAAACTCGCTGTTCAGACCGTGGAGCGATGGTTCCACCCTGCGACGATGGAGAAGAACGCCGTCGCGCAGGAGATGACGGATATGGTGGCGGACAATAACGTCGAGGGCTTTGCGAATAGTTGCACTGCGCTGTGGGACTACGACATGAAGCCGGATATGAAGGGTTGTAATGTGCCTGGGTTGTTTGTTGTGGGCGAGGGCGATGCAAAGGGTGCGGTTGTTAAAGCTATGGATGGGTTTAAGGGGTTGTTGGGTGGTGGTAATGCGGAGTTGAGGATTGTGCCTTTGACGGGGCATCTTCCTATGTTTGAAGATGCGGATGCGTTTTGGGATGTGGTGCGTGATTACCTGTGA
- a CDS encoding flavin-binding monooxygenase protein (similar to Eutypa lata UCREL1 XP_007794259.1) → MSPSPPVVEGFPEYPPRSALPNLTLPASLHHDDINPCQITESWISALRKSIREKNTADLSNLFVEESWWRDLLGLGWKITSKYGPAAISNYVLGSTTAVEVTNVITTPPLHPQIKTTGPATYIQAGFTLTTKFGHGRGVVRLACVTPNEWKAWTVSTELERLTENINGVTIVNGNTETKSEDEFQVLVIGAGQCGVGFAAHLQHMNLRYLLIEQHPRAGDSWRNRYDTLKTHTPNSMDHFPFLPYPSTFPKNMPKDQVADWIESYAKSMNLNIATSTTVKNIHHNEHSFTIDLDVNGVLRTVTSRHIVLSTGLHSDEPIPLRVPGTKTFRGKLYHSSQHKSASQMPDVENKRVTIIGSGTSAHDTAQDFAQHNAKQVTLVQRSPIVFASIESLEKFLLPHWIDPGVRVEDKDLIDKSMPNALVLTLAAGASHLCTLHDKEVLSGLAKAGMAIRTGEDGIGLLDHLYMKGGHIYIDHGAAQMIVDGRIKVHRCKGGVKELYSSGIEMADGTRIESDVVVTATGFEKNGSVVLGLFGNEIAEKVAAHDWGRLDEESERKGWWRPTGFPGLWCMKGAFNWSRQYSGLLAMQIDAIERGYNDDYYMV, encoded by the exons ATGTCTCCTTCGCCTCCAGTTGTAGAAGGCTTCCCCGAATATCCACCACGCAGTGCGCTCCCAAACCTCACGCTCCCTGCGTCCCTCCACCATGACGATATCAACCCATGCCAAATTACCGAATCCTGGATCTCAGCTCTCCGCAAGAGCATCCGCGAAAAGAACACTGCCGACCTTTCGAATCTCTTTGTTGAGGAGTCCTGGTGGCGCGACCTCCTTGGCCTGGGATGGAAAATAACGTCCAAATATGGCCCAGCCGCCATATCCAACTATGTCCTCGGCTCAACCACAGCTGTAGAAGTCACCAATGTCATCACAACTCCGCCACTACATCCCCAGATTAAGACCACAGGACCCGCTACTTACATCCAGGCCGGCTTCACACTCACAACGAAATTCGGACACGGAAGGGGCGTAGTTCGCTTGGCGTGCGTGACACCAAATGAGTGGAAAGCATGGACTGTATCCACGGAACTAGAACGGCTGACGGAGAATATAAATGGGGTTACTATTGTAAATGGCAACACGGAGACCAAATCGGAAGACGAGTTCCAAGTCCTCGTCATTGGTGCCG GACAATGCGGAGTAGGATTCGCAGCTCATCTTCAGCACATGAACCTTCGATATTTACTCATAGAACAACACCCCCGCGCCGGCGACTCATGGCGCAACAGATACGATACGCTCAAAACCCATACGCCAAATTCCATGGACCATTTCCCATTCTTACCATATCCCAGCACCTTTCCCAAGAATATGCCCAAAGACCAAGTCGCCGACTGGATAGAAAGCTACGCCAAATCCATGAACCTCAACatcgccaccagcaccacagTCAAAAACATCCACCACAATGAACATTCCTTCACAATCGACCTAGACGTCAACGGTGTCTTACGAACCGTAACCTCCAGACACATCGTCCTCTCGACAGGCCTACACAGCGACGAGCCCATCCCCCTCCGCGTCCCCGGAACGAAAACCTTCCGCGGCAAACTCTACCACTCCTCGCAACATAAATCCGCGTCCCAAATGCCAGACGTCGAAAATAAGCGCGTCACCATCATCGGCTCAGGAACAAGCGCACACGACACCGCGCAGGACTTTGCACAGCACAACGCCAAACAAGTGACGCTTGTTCAGCGCAGCCCCATCGTTTTCGCATCCATCGAGTCCCTTGAGAAGTTCCTCCTCCCGCATTGGATTGACCCGGGTGTACGTGTTGAGGATAAAGATCTCATTGACAAGTCCATGCCCAATGCGCTGGTGCTTACCTTGGCGGCTGGGGCGTCTCATCTGTGTACTTTGCATGATAAGGAAGTGCTGAGTGGTCTGGCAAAGGCAGGCATGGCTATCAGAACAGGTGAAGACGGTATTGGGCTTTTAGATCATCTGTATATGAAAGGTGGGCATATTTACATTGATCATGGTGCAGCGCAGATGATTGTAGATGGACGGATCAAAGTCCACAGATGTAAAGGCGGTGTTAAGGAGCTTTACAGCTCGGGAATCGAGATGGCTGACGGAACAAGGATTGAGTCTGATGTTGTTGTTACGGCTACTGGGTTTGAGAAGAACGGCAGtgtcgtccttggcctttttggcAACGAGATTGCTGAGAAGGTTGCGGCCCACGACTGGGGACGTCTAGATGAGGAGTCGGAGCGTAAAGGT TGGTGGCGGCCGACTGGCTTTCCTGGATTGTGGTGTATGAAGGGAGCGTTTAACTGGAGCAGGCAGTATTCAGGGTTGCTAGCGATGCAGATTGATGCTATTGAGAGAGGATATAATGACGATTACTATATGGTGTGA